Proteins from a genomic interval of Xylocopa sonorina isolate GNS202 chromosome 4, iyXylSono1_principal, whole genome shotgun sequence:
- the LOC143423300 gene encoding uncharacterized protein LOC143423300 isoform X1, with product MPRSIRDSDEDFDTKLGRKGRTLVGPTSVDSPRRSSRIKLNVRQNDSSPDSSLSDSSNISNTQTRLRTRRVTAMDSSASNENHRSLRSRMNSVSLDISEVMNVDLGTPTKKTKGASNDTSKGGNSRRSKRLTRAGSEANSPPSRATRNTRASSMEPESSTGTKNMEQLRNESTSTLTKTNRRISMIPSEATVIEEKEEFRKIAVVALDRTLPDLTEVKDLGLEHMSTINKKNESLSISKDTCNASRNSLCDTIVEEKDEADHNHDDNSTKKLHHKPPEDLISNSSKEKSRFTNDEVISNDDENNVKTDETLSADVTKHKEPLVDKESQMCSQSEKQDTSKELKDDDLNNFKDKHENNSDKENIKVKVTSDLKNTENATSNALLSSPKSLPISNINANELTDERSKSPCIGAKRMPRRSRQLSELSNDNVSEKECTSIVNPVNSSTVECIDFSDKEEDDSERIRIFNTSADSTPIEMSKSPSIIGIANSSISNSSIEILDCSDFPQDNELNEQLEKIDSKEYKTDVSAKSDVPNAEKSISKNEEPNEEECKMQIESDKLNASEDGCNETSCVEMQSPSHSNNVEQSEPMDAKSTTEHTTVSEHTQCSETKEETNNLSLSMNIVSKSLDASISSKDSVLTNTNKNNVSNVIKTSQSSVVAETSVEFVEGRENMSKEKAPEKEEKSKKVSAQDDSVTLREQCTNVSESNKNKSDSNQTLSKDHQENMEIDDNDPDVSAVNLFQDIPVTEWTEKYAVSDKNSVHSLSTERLENESEGECDLVLVDREAWLNTENIRPEKESSDYDSDDTVLLKAQKDSMKEQNDEETLMDASIVERKLKVSKSKSSNKSNKRKVMEQKGSKNKEEITKGADVTQDTKDGMQNEEDISVKEVNKSATTNNKQSALKLDVSESHRKSLKIEENVSLNKSKLSEDVSKKRKSLNKSSQEADNKLKESSNVEIERKRKSLSISNCEENETNNTELSTENVLVSFEGDDKNESLNKSLKKKVKAQRVDVNITEESTVDEKSDMEKAKKKEMKKNVSAISNVGLDISESKNGSDGEKEEQSEKDSVDDDVAALKRRTNTSETNKNNSNSEQAVSKEHKKNMVIDDNDSDENVDNQSITLPNFLFGGASSSDDDNDSDKTMDSDIQKEYNLHGKDIGKFSDDDVPGDECRASETESSDPDDNGSDLADFVVDDDEEEEGESEVDESEETENEELDKEEDAEVNQNDDEDEMQEEEDKKVEKEVVLGENKKEKQNEDSISKSLQTKKSKQKRTSSSFIVEDIEQSLNESQLIFGKKVQAFNKSMTCSTPKIGLTKQEKNDMKTTKKHDFSNTKETENIVMKEKVNLKKLNKINGNESLMHKSLPSEFVNIETKTNLSRPMSSKVEELNKTTLVSTTETPTTKFLRKEKLNESAPVLKGSKLKKLIKANNNKEQNDQVEQDENANEPNVEMAQDTNDSLKKKLLKVADNILENDRPKKRKKRKQLAMTEPTNLVLFENDSQGNRDSEAVEQNKDNVSTSDIDNNNEAIKVEKKKKKKKTDNADMQMKELAELKVKSRDIDIVKKRKKKMKTVENVSDLMGNNEETKIVKNQKKVLDTLQNENNLNEQLPKKKQRKQKLLSNNNTSQEDKEALREQLPKKKKKVLWENNALQSIEEGSATKISKKKQKSLKNNPDQDENMLVKKVPKKKQKLSQNNFDQEDEDPSFRMVLRKKQKLLKNSFDQDENMMVEIAPKKIQKLSKNNSDQDENTSLRKVRQKKQKLLKNSFDQDENASTEKMSKKKQKLSSEDTKTEHIKCTEVIYRPQQSYDAVLDSDEAPETVAFSKARDEALEILKRTADSIKANKEMKKKKRKDHIERMHTEREMKVKKLELKSEVEAQKTNVTRLPDDVVRNLSDVPFRSPQKNSRKRRLSPETKDTTFLDRKSKKPKNMYVEDDFTVPSCAGSTTEFRIVNLQKMKKKKKIPQVGAFRQRMLARNSRQPISAYLMYLEKQKASGKNKFCNKPY from the exons ATGCCACGCTCCATAAGAGATTCTGATGAAGATTTTGATACGAAGCTCG GTCGCAAAGGTCGTACCCTCGTCGGGCCAACATCGGTTGATTCACCACGCCGTAGTTCACGAATTAAATTGAACGTTAGACAAAATGATTCTTCGCCTGACTCGTCTCTAAGTGATTCGAGTAATATTAGTAATACACAAACAAGGCTTAGAACACGTCGAGTTACAGCTATGGACAGCTCGGCGTCGAATGAAAATCACAGAAGCTTACGTTCTAGGATGAATTCTGTATCCTTAGATATCAGTGAAGTGATGAATGTAGATCTTGGCACACCAACCAAGAAAACTAAAGGCGCTTCTAACGATACGTCTAAGGGGGGTAACAGTCGAAGGAG TAAACGACTCACAAGAGCTGGTTCAGAAGCCAATTCACCGCCATCGAGAGCTACTCGTAATACAAGAGCCAGTTCAATGGAACCTGAAAGTAGCACAGGAACTAAGAACATGGaacaacttcgaaatgaatcaaCGAGTACATTGACTAAGACGAATAGACGAATTTCAATGATTCCATCAGAAGCAACTGTTATAGAAGAGAAAGAGGAATTCAGGAAAATTGCAGTGGTGGCATTAGATCGTACGTTACCTGATCTTACAGAAGTTAAAGACTTGG GTTTAGAACACATGTCAACAATCAACAAGAAAAATGAATCACTGTCAATTTCAAAAGATACGTGCAATGCAAGTCGTAATAGTTTGTGTGATACAATTGTAGAAGAAAAAGATGAAGCTGATCATAATCACGATGACAATTCCA CTAAAAAATTACACCACAAGCCTCCTGAAGATCTCATTTCAAACAGTTCGAAAGAAAAAAGTAGATTTACTAATGATGAAGTGATATCAAATGATGATGAAAATAACGTGAAAACTGACGAGACATTGTCTGCGGATGTTACAAAACATAAAGAACCTTTAGTAGACAAAGAATCTCAAATGTGTTCACAAAGTGAAAAGCAAGACACGTCTAAGGAATTAAAAGATGacgatttaaataattttaaggATAAACATGAAAATAATAGCGATAAAGAGAATATTAAAGTGAAAGTTACTAGTGATTTAAAAAATACAGAGAATGCAACTTCTAACGCATTGCTGTCAAGTCCAAAATCTTTGCCCATAAGCAATATAAATGCAAATGAACTCACTGATGAAAGATCCAAATCTCCATGCATTGGAGCAAAACGAATGCCACGTCGTTCAAGACAATTATCAGAATTATCGAACGATAATGTTTCTGAAAAGGAATGTACTAGCATCGTTAATCCAGTTAACAGTTCGACAGTCGAATGTATAGATTTCTCGGATAAGGAAGAAGATGATTCAGAACGGATCCGAATATTTAATACAAGCGCGGATTCAACGCCAATTGAAATGAGTAAAAGTCCTTCTATAATCGGGATTGCGAATTCAAGTATAAGTAATAGTAGTATCGAAATATTGGATTGCTCAGATTTTCCACAAGATAATGAATTAAATGAACAGTTGGAGAAAATTGATAGTAAAGAATATAAAACAGATGTGAGTGCCAAAAGTGACGTTCCGAATGCAGAAAAAAGTATTAGTAAAAATGAAGAACCTAACGAAGAAGAGTGCAAAATGCAAATTGAAAGCGATAAGTTAAATGCATCAGAAGATGGGTGCAATGAAACAAGTTGTGTTGAAATGCAGTCACCTTCCCATTCAAATAACGTAGAACAATCAGAACCAATGGATGCAAAATCAACTACTGAACATACTACGGTTTCAGAGCACACACAATGTTCTGAAACTAAGGAAGAGACTAATAATTTGTCTCTCAGCatgaatattgtttcaaaatccttGGATGCTTCTATTAGCTCAAAGGATTCTGTATTAACTAACACGAACAAAAATAATGTAAGTAATGTGATTAAGACCAGTCAATCTTCCGTTGTTGCAGAGACTTCCGTTGAGTTTGTTGAAGGAAGGGAAAACATGTCTAAGGAGAAAGCaccagaaaaagaagaaaaatcaaAGAAAGTTTCTGCGCAGGATGATTCTGTAACGTTAAGAGAACAATGTACAAATGTATCTGAATCGAATAAAAATAAATCAGATTCTAATCAAACATTATCTAAGGATCATCAAGAAAATATGGAGATAGATGATAATGATCCTGACGTAAGTGCGGTGAACTTATTTCAAGATATTCCAGTCACTGAGTGGACAGAGAAATATGCCGTTAGTGATAAGAATTCTGTACATTCCTTGTCAACGGAAAGATTAGAAAATGAAAGTGAAGGTGAATGCGATCTGGTTTTAGTCGATAGAGAAGCGTGGTTAAATACGGAAAATATAAGGCCAGAAAAAGAATCTTCCGATTATGATTCAGATGATACAGTCCTGTTAAAAGCTCAGAAAGATTCTATGAAAGAGCAAAATGATGAAGAAACACTGATGGATGCCTCGATAGTTGAACGCAAATTAAAAGTCAGCAAAAGTAAATCTTCTAATAAATCTAATAAACGAAAGGTTATGGAACAAAAAGGTAGCAAAAATAAAGAAGAGATAACAAAAGGGGCAGATGTAACGCAAGATACGAAAGATGGGATGCAAAATGAAGAAGATATAAGTGTAAAGGAAGTGAATAAATCTGCTACAACAAATAATAAACAGTCTGCTTTAAAACTCGATGTTTCTGAATCACATCGTAAGTCTCTGAAAATAGAAGAAAACGTATCTCTTAACAAAAGTAAATTATCTGAAGATGTCTCGAAAAAACGAAAGTCGCTTAATAAATCGTCGCAAGAGGCAGATAATAAGTTAAAAGAATCTAGCAATGTCGAAattgaaagaaaaaggaaatctTTAAGCATATCTAATTGCGAGGAGAATGAAACAAATAACACCGAATTGTCAACTGAAAATGTACTTGTATCTTTCGAAGGAGATGACAAAAATGAATCGTTGAATAAATCgttaaagaaaaaagtaaagGCACAACGGGTAGATGTGAATATTACGGAAGAGTCAACAGTTGACGAGAAATCAGACATGGAGAAGGCTAAAAAGAAGGAAATGAAGAAAAATGTTTCAGCTATAAGTAATGTTGGATTGGACATCAGCGAAAGCAAAAATGGTTCCGACGGCGAAAAGGAAGAACAGTCAGAGAAAGATTCTGTAGATGATGATGTTGCAGCGTTAAAACGACGCACAAATACATCTGAAACaaacaaaaataattcaaacTCTGAACAAGCAGTATCTAAGGAACATAAGAAAAACATGGTAATAGATGATAATGACTCTGACGAAAATGTAGATAATCAGTCTATTACATTACCTAACTTTTTATTTGGTGGTGCGAGCAGCAGCGACGATGATAATGATTCGGATAAAACCATGGATTCTGATATTCAGAAGGAGTATAATCTTCATGGCAAAGACATAGGTAAGTTTTCCGACGATGATGTACCAGGCGATGAATGTAGAGCATCAGAGACAGAATCATCAGATCCAGATGACAACGGATCAGATCTTGCTGATTTTGTTGTGGACGACGACGAAGAGGAAGAAGGTGAAAGCGAAGTAGACGAGAGTGAAGAGACAGAAAATGAAGAATTGGATAAGGAAGAGGATGCTGAAGTAAATCAAAATGATGATGAAGATGAAATGCAAGAAGAGGAAGATAAAAAAGTGGAAAAAGAAGTAGTGCTAGgagaaaataagaaagaaaaacaaaatgaAGATTCCATTTCAAAATCTTTACAAACAAAGAAATCTAAGCAAAAACGAACCTCCAGTTCGTTTATAGTTGAAGATATAGAACAATCATTAAATGAGTCCCAATTAATTTTTGGTAAAAAAGTGCAGGCATTTAATAAATCCATGACATGTAGTACACCCAAAATTGGGTTAACCAAACAAGAGAAAAATGACATGAAAACCACTAAAAAGCACGACTTCTCTAATACAAAAGAGACTGAAAATATAGTAATGAAGGAAAAAGTTAATTTGAAAaagttaaataaaattaatggCAATGAAAGTCTTATGCATAAAAGTCTTCCATCTGAATTCGTTAACATAGAAACAAAGACCAATCTTTCACGGCCAATGTCTTCCAAAGTTGAAGAACTAAATAAAACAACACTAGTTTCAACCACTGAAACTCCTACGACAAAGTTCTTAAGAAAAGAAAAACTGAACGAAAGCGCACCAGTATTAAAAGGGAGTAAATTGAAAAAATTAATAAAGGCCAATAATAATAAAGAACAGAATGATCAAGTTGAACAAGATGAGAATGCTAATGaaccaaacgtagaaatggctCAGGATACAAATGATTCATTGAAAAAGAAGTTGCTTAAAGTAGCAGACAATATATTAGAGAATGATCGTCCGAAAAAACGTAAGAAGCGAAAGCAACTAGCAATGACAGAACCAACTAACCTTGTGTTATTTGAAAACGATTCCCAAGGAAATAGGGATTCAGAAGCTGTTGAACAAAACAAAGATAATGTATCTACTAGTGATATTGATAATAATAACGAAGCAATAAAggtagagaaaaaaaagaagaaaaagaagacagATAATGCTGATATGCAAatgaaagaattagcagaattaAAAGTAAAAAGCCGTGATATCGATatagtaaaaaaaagaaagaaaaagatgaaAACAGTTGAGAATGTTTCAGACTTGATGGGTAATAATGAAGAGACTAAAATAGTAAAAAATCAGAAGAAAGTTTTGGATACCTTGcaaaatgaaaataatttaaatgagcAATTGCCaaaaaagaaacagagaaaGCAAAAATTATTGTCGAACAATAATACTTCACAAGAAGATAAAGAAGCGTTGCGTGAACAGTTGcctaagaaaaagaagaaagtatTATGGGAAAATAATGCTTTGCAGAGTATTGAAGAAGGTTCAGCTACAAAAATTTCCAAGAAAAAACAAAAATCATTGAAAAATAATCCAGATCAAGATGAAAATATGTTGGTTAAAAAAGTTCCTAAGAAGAAACAAAAATTATCTCAAAATAATTTTGACCAGGAGGATGAAGACCCTTCATTTAGAATGGTCCTTCGGAAGAAACAGAAATTACTGAAAAATAGTTTCGATCAGGATGAAAATATGATGGTTGAAATAGCTCCTAAGAAGATACAGAAATTATCAAAAAATAATTCTGATCAGGATGAAAACACTTCACTTAGAAAGGTCCGTCAGAAGAAACAGAAATTACTGAAAAATAGTTTCGATCAGGATGAAAATGCTTCAACCGAAAAGATGTCgaagaaaaaacaaaaattaTCTTCAGAAGACACGAAAACGGAACATATAAAATGTACTGAAGTAATATATAGACCACAACAATCTTATGATGCGGTATTAGATTCGGACGAGGCGCCAGAAACAGTTGCATTTTCTAAAGCTAGAGATGAAGCGTTGGAAATTTTAAAGCGCACTGCTGACAGCATTAAAGCTaataaagaaatgaaaaagaagaaacgaaagGATCATATAGAAAGAATGCACACGGAAAGAGAAATGAAGGTTAAGAAACTGGAATTGAAGAGTGAAGTGGAAGCACAAAAGACTAACGTTACACGACTTCCGGATGATGTTGTTAGAAATTTGTCGGATGTTCCATTCAGATCGCCGCAAAAGAACTCACGGAAAAGGAGATTGTCGCCAGAAACGAAAGACACAACATTCCTGGATCGAAAATCTAAAAAACCGAAGAATATGTACGTAGAAGACGATTTTACTGTACCAAGTTGTGCTGGAAGTACAACCGAATTTAGAATCGTTAATCTtcaaaaaatgaaaaagaaaaagaagattccGCAAGTAGGTGCATTTAGACAaagaatgcttgctaggaattcgcGGCAGCCCATATCCGCTTACCTAATGTATTTGGAGAAGCAAAAGGCGTCAGGTAAAAATAAGTTTTGTAATAAACCATATTAA
- the LOC143423300 gene encoding uncharacterized protein LOC143423300 isoform X5 — protein sequence MPRSIRDSDEDFDTKLGRKGRTLVGPTSVDSPRRSSRIKLNVRQNDSSPDSSLSDSSNISNTQTRLRTRRVTAMDSSASNENHRSLRSRMNSVSLDISEVMNVDLGTPTKKTKGASNDTSKGGNSRRSKRLTRAGSEANSPPSRATRNTRASSMEPESSTGTKNMEQLRNESTSTLTKTNRRISMIPSEATVIEEKEEFRKIAVVALDRTLPDLTEVKDLGLEHMSTINKKNESLSISKDTCNASRNSLCDTIVEEKDEADHNHDDNSKTSVEFVEGRENMSKEKAPEKEEKSKKVSAQDDSVTLREQCTNVSESNKNKSDSNQTLSKDHQENMEIDDNDPDVSAVNLFQDIPVTEWTEKYAVSDKNSVHSLSTERLENESEGECDLVLVDREAWLNTENIRPEKESSDYDSDDTVLLKAQKDSMKEQNDEETLMDASIVERKLKVSKSKSSNKSNKRKVMEQKGSKNKEEITKGADVTQDTKDGMQNEEDISVKEVNKSATTNNKQSALKLDVSESHRKSLKIEENVSLNKSKLSEDVSKKRKSLNKSSQEADNKLKESSNVEIERKRKSLSISNCEENETNNTELSTENVLVSFEGDDKNESLNKSLKKKVKAQRVDVNITEESTVDEKSDMEKAKKKEMKKNVSAISNVGLDISESKNGSDGEKEEQSEKDSVDDDVAALKRRTNTSETNKNNSNSEQAVSKEHKKNMVIDDNDSDENVDNQSITLPNFLFGGASSSDDDNDSDKTMDSDIQKEYNLHGKDIGKFSDDDVPGDECRASETESSDPDDNGSDLADFVVDDDEEEEGESEVDESEETENEELDKEEDAEVNQNDDEDEMQEEEDKKVEKEVVLGENKKEKQNEDSISKSLQTKKSKQKRTSSSFIVEDIEQSLNESQLIFGKKVQAFNKSMTCSTPKIGLTKQEKNDMKTTKKHDFSNTKETENIVMKEKVNLKKLNKINGNESLMHKSLPSEFVNIETKTNLSRPMSSKVEELNKTTLVSTTETPTTKFLRKEKLNESAPVLKGSKLKKLIKANNNKEQNDQVEQDENANEPNVEMAQDTNDSLKKKLLKVADNILENDRPKKRKKRKQLAMTEPTNLVLFENDSQGNRDSEAVEQNKDNVSTSDIDNNNEAIKVEKKKKKKKTDNADMQMKELAELKVKSRDIDIVKKRKKKMKTVENVSDLMGNNEETKIVKNQKKVLDTLQNENNLNEQLPKKKQRKQKLLSNNNTSQEDKEALREQLPKKKKKVLWENNALQSIEEGSATKISKKKQKSLKNNPDQDENMLVKKVPKKKQKLSQNNFDQEDEDPSFRMVLRKKQKLLKNSFDQDENMMVEIAPKKIQKLSKNNSDQDENTSLRKVRQKKQKLLKNSFDQDENASTEKMSKKKQKLSSEDTKTEHIKCTEVIYRPQQSYDAVLDSDEAPETVAFSKARDEALEILKRTADSIKANKEMKKKKRKDHIERMHTEREMKVKKLELKSEVEAQKTNVTRLPDDVVRNLSDVPFRSPQKNSRKRRLSPETKDTTFLDRKSKKPKNMYVEDDFTVPSCAGSTTEFRIVNLQKMKKKKKIPQVGAFRQRMLARNSRQPISAYLMYLEKQKASGKNKFCNKPY from the exons ATGCCACGCTCCATAAGAGATTCTGATGAAGATTTTGATACGAAGCTCG GTCGCAAAGGTCGTACCCTCGTCGGGCCAACATCGGTTGATTCACCACGCCGTAGTTCACGAATTAAATTGAACGTTAGACAAAATGATTCTTCGCCTGACTCGTCTCTAAGTGATTCGAGTAATATTAGTAATACACAAACAAGGCTTAGAACACGTCGAGTTACAGCTATGGACAGCTCGGCGTCGAATGAAAATCACAGAAGCTTACGTTCTAGGATGAATTCTGTATCCTTAGATATCAGTGAAGTGATGAATGTAGATCTTGGCACACCAACCAAGAAAACTAAAGGCGCTTCTAACGATACGTCTAAGGGGGGTAACAGTCGAAGGAG TAAACGACTCACAAGAGCTGGTTCAGAAGCCAATTCACCGCCATCGAGAGCTACTCGTAATACAAGAGCCAGTTCAATGGAACCTGAAAGTAGCACAGGAACTAAGAACATGGaacaacttcgaaatgaatcaaCGAGTACATTGACTAAGACGAATAGACGAATTTCAATGATTCCATCAGAAGCAACTGTTATAGAAGAGAAAGAGGAATTCAGGAAAATTGCAGTGGTGGCATTAGATCGTACGTTACCTGATCTTACAGAAGTTAAAGACTTGG GTTTAGAACACATGTCAACAATCAACAAGAAAAATGAATCACTGTCAATTTCAAAAGATACGTGCAATGCAAGTCGTAATAGTTTGTGTGATACAATTGTAGAAGAAAAAGATGAAGCTGATCATAATCACGATGACAATTCCA AGACTTCCGTTGAGTTTGTTGAAGGAAGGGAAAACATGTCTAAGGAGAAAGCaccagaaaaagaagaaaaatcaaAGAAAGTTTCTGCGCAGGATGATTCTGTAACGTTAAGAGAACAATGTACAAATGTATCTGAATCGAATAAAAATAAATCAGATTCTAATCAAACATTATCTAAGGATCATCAAGAAAATATGGAGATAGATGATAATGATCCTGACGTAAGTGCGGTGAACTTATTTCAAGATATTCCAGTCACTGAGTGGACAGAGAAATATGCCGTTAGTGATAAGAATTCTGTACATTCCTTGTCAACGGAAAGATTAGAAAATGAAAGTGAAGGTGAATGCGATCTGGTTTTAGTCGATAGAGAAGCGTGGTTAAATACGGAAAATATAAGGCCAGAAAAAGAATCTTCCGATTATGATTCAGATGATACAGTCCTGTTAAAAGCTCAGAAAGATTCTATGAAAGAGCAAAATGATGAAGAAACACTGATGGATGCCTCGATAGTTGAACGCAAATTAAAAGTCAGCAAAAGTAAATCTTCTAATAAATCTAATAAACGAAAGGTTATGGAACAAAAAGGTAGCAAAAATAAAGAAGAGATAACAAAAGGGGCAGATGTAACGCAAGATACGAAAGATGGGATGCAAAATGAAGAAGATATAAGTGTAAAGGAAGTGAATAAATCTGCTACAACAAATAATAAACAGTCTGCTTTAAAACTCGATGTTTCTGAATCACATCGTAAGTCTCTGAAAATAGAAGAAAACGTATCTCTTAACAAAAGTAAATTATCTGAAGATGTCTCGAAAAAACGAAAGTCGCTTAATAAATCGTCGCAAGAGGCAGATAATAAGTTAAAAGAATCTAGCAATGTCGAAattgaaagaaaaaggaaatctTTAAGCATATCTAATTGCGAGGAGAATGAAACAAATAACACCGAATTGTCAACTGAAAATGTACTTGTATCTTTCGAAGGAGATGACAAAAATGAATCGTTGAATAAATCgttaaagaaaaaagtaaagGCACAACGGGTAGATGTGAATATTACGGAAGAGTCAACAGTTGACGAGAAATCAGACATGGAGAAGGCTAAAAAGAAGGAAATGAAGAAAAATGTTTCAGCTATAAGTAATGTTGGATTGGACATCAGCGAAAGCAAAAATGGTTCCGACGGCGAAAAGGAAGAACAGTCAGAGAAAGATTCTGTAGATGATGATGTTGCAGCGTTAAAACGACGCACAAATACATCTGAAACaaacaaaaataattcaaacTCTGAACAAGCAGTATCTAAGGAACATAAGAAAAACATGGTAATAGATGATAATGACTCTGACGAAAATGTAGATAATCAGTCTATTACATTACCTAACTTTTTATTTGGTGGTGCGAGCAGCAGCGACGATGATAATGATTCGGATAAAACCATGGATTCTGATATTCAGAAGGAGTATAATCTTCATGGCAAAGACATAGGTAAGTTTTCCGACGATGATGTACCAGGCGATGAATGTAGAGCATCAGAGACAGAATCATCAGATCCAGATGACAACGGATCAGATCTTGCTGATTTTGTTGTGGACGACGACGAAGAGGAAGAAGGTGAAAGCGAAGTAGACGAGAGTGAAGAGACAGAAAATGAAGAATTGGATAAGGAAGAGGATGCTGAAGTAAATCAAAATGATGATGAAGATGAAATGCAAGAAGAGGAAGATAAAAAAGTGGAAAAAGAAGTAGTGCTAGgagaaaataagaaagaaaaacaaaatgaAGATTCCATTTCAAAATCTTTACAAACAAAGAAATCTAAGCAAAAACGAACCTCCAGTTCGTTTATAGTTGAAGATATAGAACAATCATTAAATGAGTCCCAATTAATTTTTGGTAAAAAAGTGCAGGCATTTAATAAATCCATGACATGTAGTACACCCAAAATTGGGTTAACCAAACAAGAGAAAAATGACATGAAAACCACTAAAAAGCACGACTTCTCTAATACAAAAGAGACTGAAAATATAGTAATGAAGGAAAAAGTTAATTTGAAAaagttaaataaaattaatggCAATGAAAGTCTTATGCATAAAAGTCTTCCATCTGAATTCGTTAACATAGAAACAAAGACCAATCTTTCACGGCCAATGTCTTCCAAAGTTGAAGAACTAAATAAAACAACACTAGTTTCAACCACTGAAACTCCTACGACAAAGTTCTTAAGAAAAGAAAAACTGAACGAAAGCGCACCAGTATTAAAAGGGAGTAAATTGAAAAAATTAATAAAGGCCAATAATAATAAAGAACAGAATGATCAAGTTGAACAAGATGAGAATGCTAATGaaccaaacgtagaaatggctCAGGATACAAATGATTCATTGAAAAAGAAGTTGCTTAAAGTAGCAGACAATATATTAGAGAATGATCGTCCGAAAAAACGTAAGAAGCGAAAGCAACTAGCAATGACAGAACCAACTAACCTTGTGTTATTTGAAAACGATTCCCAAGGAAATAGGGATTCAGAAGCTGTTGAACAAAACAAAGATAATGTATCTACTAGTGATATTGATAATAATAACGAAGCAATAAAggtagagaaaaaaaagaagaaaaagaagacagATAATGCTGATATGCAAatgaaagaattagcagaattaAAAGTAAAAAGCCGTGATATCGATatagtaaaaaaaagaaagaaaaagatgaaAACAGTTGAGAATGTTTCAGACTTGATGGGTAATAATGAAGAGACTAAAATAGTAAAAAATCAGAAGAAAGTTTTGGATACCTTGcaaaatgaaaataatttaaatgagcAATTGCCaaaaaagaaacagagaaaGCAAAAATTATTGTCGAACAATAATACTTCACAAGAAGATAAAGAAGCGTTGCGTGAACAGTTGcctaagaaaaagaagaaagtatTATGGGAAAATAATGCTTTGCAGAGTATTGAAGAAGGTTCAGCTACAAAAATTTCCAAGAAAAAACAAAAATCATTGAAAAATAATCCAGATCAAGATGAAAATATGTTGGTTAAAAAAGTTCCTAAGAAGAAACAAAAATTATCTCAAAATAATTTTGACCAGGAGGATGAAGACCCTTCATTTAGAATGGTCCTTCGGAAGAAACAGAAATTACTGAAAAATAGTTTCGATCAGGATGAAAATATGATGGTTGAAATAGCTCCTAAGAAGATACAGAAATTATCAAAAAATAATTCTGATCAGGATGAAAACACTTCACTTAGAAAGGTCCGTCAGAAGAAACAGAAATTACTGAAAAATAGTTTCGATCAGGATGAAAATGCTTCAACCGAAAAGATGTCgaagaaaaaacaaaaattaTCTTCAGAAGACACGAAAACGGAACATATAAAATGTACTGAAGTAATATATAGACCACAACAATCTTATGATGCGGTATTAGATTCGGACGAGGCGCCAGAAACAGTTGCATTTTCTAAAGCTAGAGATGAAGCGTTGGAAATTTTAAAGCGCACTGCTGACAGCATTAAAGCTaataaagaaatgaaaaagaagaaacgaaagGATCATATAGAAAGAATGCACACGGAAAGAGAAATGAAGGTTAAGAAACTGGAATTGAAGAGTGAAGTGGAAGCACAAAAGACTAACGTTACACGACTTCCGGATGATGTTGTTAGAAATTTGTCGGATGTTCCATTCAGATCGCCGCAAAAGAACTCACGGAAAAGGAGATTGTCGCCAGAAACGAAAGACACAACATTCCTGGATCGAAAATCTAAAAAACCGAAGAATATGTACGTAGAAGACGATTTTACTGTACCAAGTTGTGCTGGAAGTACAACCGAATTTAGAATCGTTAATCTtcaaaaaatgaaaaagaaaaagaagattccGCAAGTAGGTGCATTTAGACAaagaatgcttgctaggaattcgcGGCAGCCCATATCCGCTTACCTAATGTATTTGGAGAAGCAAAAGGCGTCAGGTAAAAATAAGTTTTGTAATAAACCATATTAA